From the Jeongeupia sp. HS-3 genome, the window CGGTCGACCGTATCGTTCCCGACTTCGCCAAGGCCGGCGCCAACATCATCACCTTTCACCCGGAAGCGTCGGACCACATCGACCGGACGCTCGGCCTGATTCGCGAACATGGTTGCCAGGCCGGGCTGGTGTTCAACCCGGCCACCTCGCTCGATCACCTCGACTACGTGCTCGACAAGGTCGACATGGTGCTGCTGATGTCGGTCAACCCCGGCTTCGGCGGCCAGTCGTTCATCCCGGCGATGCTCGACAAGGCCCGCGCCGCGCGCACCAAGCTTGATGCCTACAAGGACAGAACCGGTCGCCATATCAATCTGGAAATCGACGGTGGCGTCAAAATCGACAATATCGGCGCCATCGCCGCTGCCGGGGTCGATACCTTCGTCGCGGGCTCGGCGGTGTTTGGCCATCCGGACTACAAGAGCGTGATCGACGCGATGCATGTCGAAATCGCCAAGGCACTCGCATGACGATTCGCGCCTTTGCCTTTGATCTGGATGGCACCCTTGTCGATTCGATCGCCGACCTCGCTCGCGCCGCCAACGCCGCACGCGCCGATCTCGGCCTCTCGGCGCTGGCCGAAGCCGCGGTGGAAAGCTACGTCGGCGATGGCGCGCACAGCCTCGTCGCACGCACGCTGGCCGATGATCACGACGCCGACTGGACAAATACGCCCGAGCAGCAGGAGGCGATGCAACGCTTCGACCTGCATTACAAGGCGGGACTGACGATCGCGACGCGTTTTTACCCCAAGGTCCAGGAAACACTGCACGCGCTGCACGAACTGGGTCTGCCACTGGCGATCGTCACCAACAAGCCCGAGCGCTACACCTTGCCGCTGCTACGCGAGCTGGGCGTATCCGAACAGTTCGACGTCGTCGTCGGCGGTGACACCCTGGCCGAGCGCAAACCGTCGGCGCTGCCGCTGCAATATGTAAGCGAGCGCCTTGGCGTTGCGGCGGACGAAATACTGATGGTCGGCGACTCGAAGAACGACATCCTCGCCGCCCGCGCCGCCGGCTGCCCGGTGGTGGCGGTCGAGTATGGCTATGGCAGCGACGTGCATGCGCTTGGCGCCGACCGGGTGATCGGGGTGTTTTCCGAGCTGCTGGAATTCGTCGAGGAATAGCGCTCCGGATCGTCAATGCAAAACGGGCCGTCATGGCCCGTTTTTTCATTCAATGCTTGAAACCCGTGCCAACGACTCAGCGACGGCGATAAGTCACAAAGGAATAAGCGACGCCCTTGCTGCTCACCTGATCGTCCCGCCCAATGACTTCCCACACCGATGCGGGAATCTCCGGAAAGAAAGCATCGCCATCGGGCGACAGCGCAACCTCGGTGAGATAAAGCACATCGGCCAGCGCCAAGGCTTGCCGATAAATTTCGCCGCCCCCGATCACGAAGACCGTCTCATCGCGGGCGCATGCAGCCAGCGCGGCGTCGATACTGGTAAACACTTCAGCGCCATCGGCGCGCCAACTGGCATCGCGACTGATCACCAGATGCCGCCGCCCCGGCAGCAGCCCCGGCAGCGACTCAAAGGTCTTGCGCCCCATCAGCATCGGCGCCCCCATGGTCAAGGCCTTGAAGTGCTTCAAGTCCTCGGGCAGATGCCAGGGCAACTTGTTGTCGATGCCGATGACGCGGTTTTGTCCGAGCGCGGAAATAATAGCCAACTGCATGGTCATATCTTCAAAATATTCTGTTGGAACGATGCGGTGCGCCCATCGAGATAAGCCTCTACCCCGGCCAACTGCGTGCGCAGCGCAGACCTGGCAATGAATCGCTCGAGTGAGTCGTCCGGAACAGCAAAGCGGTAATGATGCCCGTCCCGACTCAAGTGCCCGCGACCGAGCAAATCGTGCAACTCCGCCCTGTACGCGATACAAAACCCTTTAGACAGCGAAACCGGGCGTTGACCGAACGCGGAGTACTTGCAGATCGTCATGTACACGAGAAATGTAGCGGCCTCGAACAAGACACCGGTACTCAGCTCGTTATCCCGATCGATCTTGTCGCCAGGCAACCACAACTCGCCCAACAGCCACTTCCCGCCATCCAGCCACATCGCGGCAATTTTTTTTGCTTCACTCGGAAAACACAGCTCCAGATTAGCTTTGCGGGCAAAGACCTTGCTTCTGCTGCGCAGGATGCCTTCCAGCTCCCGCTTCACCGAGGAAAAGGTCTCGCCGCCGCGCCGGGTCATTTCCGCTTGAATGCGGGCAAGGAGATCGAACAAGCCATGCTCGGCACAAATTCGCGACAACATCGCCAGCACCTTGTCCGGATGTTGCTCGACCGGCATATCAAGGAGTTCTTTGACGCGCGGCGGAAGCGTAAATGACACGACCGCTGATCTTAAACCGCTACCGGCGCTTTGATCGCCGGGTGGGATTGGTAGTTCTCAAGCGTAAAGTCATCAAACTCGAACGCAAATAGATCTTGCCGCGCCGGATTGAGCTTCATCGTCGGCAAAGGCAAAGGCTCGCGCGCCAGTTGCGTTTTAACTTGCTCAAGGTGATTTGAATAGATATGGCAATCGCCACCGGTCCAGACAAAATCACCCGGCTTGAGCCCGCAAGCCTGCGCCACCATCATCACCAACAGCGAGTACGAGGCGATGTTGAATGGCACGCCGAGGAAAAGATCGGCACTGCGCTGGTAGAGCTGACAAGACAGCTTGCCATCGGCGACATAGAACTGAAAAAAGGCATGGCATGGCGGTAGCGCCATGTTTTCGATTTCGCCGACGTTCCACGCCGAAACGATAATCCGGCGCGAATCCGGATTGGTTTTCAGCGTTTTGACGACCTCGGCAATCTGGTCGATGTGACGGCCGTCCGCAGTCGGCCAGCTTCGCCACTGGTAGCCGTAAATCGGCCCCAGCTCACCATCCTCACGCGCCCACTCGTTCCAGATCGATACGCCGCGCTCTTTCAACCAGTTGTTATTGGTTTCGCCACGCAGGAACCACAGCAGTTCGTAAACGATCGACTTCAGATGGGCTTTCTTGGTCGTCACCAGCGGGAAGCCCTGCGACAAATCGAATCGCATCTGCCGGCCGAAGACCGATAAGGTGCCGGTGCCGGTTCGATCTTCCTTCTTCGCACCGTGATCGAGAACATCCTGAAGAAGGTCGAGGTATTGCCGCATCGTATCGCTCCGTACTGGCCGGCGTGGACATCCGGCAATCGCATCAAACCTCGATTCTACCGCCCCGTTCCAACATCTGCGCTGCTTTGTCGGCCGGTGCCGGCGTGAATGCGTCGGCTTGCGGCAGTGAAACGGTAAACGTCGTGCCATGACCGAGCAGGCTGTCGCAACGCACGCCGCCACCCATTTCCTCGGCCAGGCGCTTGACGATGGAAAGGCCAAGGCCGGTGGTATGTTCGCCACCGGTCGGCACAGCGGAAAGCCGGCCAAACTTGCGGAACAGTTTATCCATTTCGTGCGGCGCAATCCCGGGGCCACGATCACACACCGCGACTTCAACCATTCCGAGCAGTGATACGGCACCAACCTCGATCCGGCTTTGGTGTGGCGCGTACTTGGAGGCATTCGATATCAGATTATCGAACACCTGCCACAAGGCTTGCCGATCGGCGAGCACCATCAGGCCGCTGGCCTGCGCATGGCAGCGCTGCTGCTTTTCCTCCAGCCGCCCTTCCCAGCTGGTCAGCAGCTCGGCGAGCACCTCATCCAGCGCAAGCGGCTCCAGCGTCAATCGATACTGGCCCGATTCAAGCGTATTGATATCGAGCAGATTGCCAAGAATGCACTGAATGCGGTGTGCCAGCTGCGTGATGCCGGACAAGCGATCGCGCACGCGCTCCTTGGGCCAGACATCGAATTTACTGCTAATCAGACTGGCCATGCCGCCGATGCTGGCGACCGGATTTTTCAGATCGTGCGCGGCGATGGTCAGCAGTTCGTTTTTTTCTTCGTTCAAACGCGAAAGCTCGACATTGACCGTTTCCAGCTCGGCGTTACGCTGCGCCAGCTCATCGGTGCGGGCACTCACCTGCTCTTCAAGATGATGGCGATGATGCGCAATGGTCGTCGCCATGGTATCGAAACTGCGGGCCAACTCACCCAGCTCGTCGGTGCGATCGATATCCAGTGGATGCGTATGACGCCCCTGTGCCAATGACTGAATCGCAGACTTCAAGCGCCCAAGCGGGCGGGCGACATCGACCTTGAGCACCCAGGCCATCAAACCCAGTTCAATCAACAAGGCAACCAGACCTAACAGCAAGACCATGCTTGCGGCCAGCGCGGCCTTTTCCTGCAGCAGTTTTTTCGGATAGACGATGACGAACAACCAATCGGCACCGCGAATCTGCGCCATGCCCAGCCAGGACTGCCCATCGGTGCTTTCAACAAAAAGCTGCTTGGGTGATGCCTTGGAAATGGCCGAGTACAGATCACGCAAGCCGGCATCGTCGGTATCATGCAGATTGTAATGACCACGACTGGCTTCGATCTGCTGCATCCGCTCCGGATGGGCGATCAGATCGCCTTGCCGCGTCACGATGAAATTGGTTGTACCTGGAATACCAACGCTGTTGGTGCGCCCGATCAACTGGTCGAGCAGCACATCCTGCCCGGCGCCGCCCAGATAGCGGCCCAGATAGTCGATCGGTGTAACGACCGAGACCATCCACTGCATCGCCTGTTTGTCGAAGTAGATACCGGTCCAGAATGTCTTGCGTTCGGGATTGCGTGCCGGCGTTGCGCCCAGCTCGGTTTCAAGGTCGAACTCGAAATCCGCCACCGAGCCATTGCGCGCGTAATTGAGATCCGGCAGGAACATCAAACTGGCATCGGAGATGTTCAGATCGATGAACGTATCGTAATAACGATTTCGAAACGCCGGCCCGTACTGACTCAGCAGATCGTAACCAAGCATCACCTGACGCATGAATTCGGGTGTCAACTCGATCCGCGGCAAGAGTGCGACGGTGGCGCGGTATTCAAAATCGTCGCGTTCGACCCGGACACGCCACATACCATCCCGATCCTGCTTCAATAAGGCATGGAAATCGGCGGAGACATCCTTGCCCTGCATCTGCGCGTAGCGGCGAATGAATTCGTTGCGCAGCAGCTTGGTATTGGTTTCAGCCTGAAGAAAGGGCTCGCTCTCGAGCTGGCTGCGTGCCTTGATGTACTTTTCGAGATTGCCCAGCGCCTCTTCCTGCAGGCGCATATAGCTGTAGTAATAGCTGACAGCCGAAATAGCCAACGACACGATGGTGATCCGGAAAGCCATGTTCCGCAGTACGCGGCGAAATAAACTGCTTTGTGTGGTGCGCTCCATGCGCGGAGCATACCCAAGGAGAAAGATACGCGCAAAACTGAAATCAGGTCTGTATCAGCTTGGGCGCTCTATTTCCAGCGCCACGTACCGCACGGCGATGATTTCGATCTCTTCAACACCACCCGGCAAATGCAGCCTGACCGCATCACCCTCGCGAGCGCGGAGCAATGCCCGGGCAATCGGCGCCGTCCAGCTGACGTAGTGCCGTTTCAGATCGGTTTCATCGACACCAACAATCGAGACCGTTTCTTCATCGCCATTGGCACGCAAATAGTCGACGGTGGCACCAAAGAAAACCTGATCGGTTGCCTCGCGCGCCTCCGGATCAACCACTTCGGCATTTTCAAGCCGCTTGGTCAGGAAGCGAATCCGCCTATCGGTCTCGCGCAGCTTTTTTTTGCCGTAGATGTAATCGCCATTTTCCGAGCGGTCGCCATTGCTGGCGGCCCAGTTGATGATCTGGGTCAGCTCCGGCCTGGCTTTGGTGACCAGATCGTGCAGCTCGGTCTTGAGGCGCCGCCAGCCGCCGGGCGTCATATAGTTCTTGCTGCCGATCGGCACCTTGAGCTCGACGGGTAGATCGTCGTCGCCCTGATCATCTTCTTTGGTGAAAGCCTTGCTCATCGCGGTCGCTCAGTTACTCTTTGGCTTCGCCATTGAGCTTCAGCCCGGCCCACTTCATCACGGCCAGCACTTCGGTTTCGGATAGCTCATAGAACTGGCCACGTTTGAGCCGCCCCGGCAAGGTCAGCGCGCCAAAACGCACCCGCATCAGTCGCGACACCGTCAGGCCATAGTGCTCGAACATCCGCCGCACTTCACGATTCCGGCCTTCCTTCAGCACCACGCTGTACCAGCGGTTGGTGCCTTCGCCGCCCTGAGCGCGGATAGACGTGAATTTGGCCGGACCATCGTCAAGCTCGATGCCTTTGCGCAACTCGGTCATTTGCTCCTCGGTCAGCTCACCCAACACGCGCACGGCGTATTCGCGCTCCATTTCAAAGCGCGGATGGGTCATCTGGTTGGCCAGATCGCCCGAGGTGGTAAAGATCAGCAAGCCGCTGGTATTGAAGTCGAGCCGGCCGACGGCAATCCACTTACTCGACGTCAATCGCGGCAAGCGCTCGAAGACGGTGACGCGACCTTGTGGATCGTCACGGGTAACCAACTCGCCTTCTTGCTTGTGATAGAGCACCACCCGGGCAAGACGATCCGGCCAGCGCATGGTGACACGCTTGCCATCGAGACGAACCTCGTCACCCGGCTTCACCTTGGCGCCCAGCTCGGCGATTTTGCCGTTCACGCTGACGCGCGCGGCAGCAATCAGCTCTTCCATATCGCGGCGCGAACCGATGCCGCTAAAAGCCAGCGCTTTTTGCAGGCGCTCCTCACCCACTTGCTCGGTCGTCAGGCGCTTGGCACGCAGCTGTTTTTGCACCGCAACTTCGTGTTGCGAGCCAGCGCGCTGACGCATGCGCTTGGCCTTGGTGACCACATCACGACGCTTTTGCTCAACCCCTGCTGCTACCGGAGTACGGCGCTCCGTACTTGCCCCCTCGGCTTGCGGCGCAGGACGACCCTGCCTGGGGGCGGGAGCGGCCTTTCCGGCGACGCCACTGCGAGGCGGTTTGCCCCCGGAAATGAATTCATCACCAGGGCGGCGTGGTGTAGCGCCTTTTTTATTACGGCTTGCAAGCCCGGCTCGCTGCTGGTCAGCCGCCTTCTGTTCGCGGATCGCCGGCTGAGGGCGACGGGCACGGGTGGTTTTCATGATGTTCGATAATCCGGGGGTAACAGATGATTATATCGCGTACGGCGGGTGCCGATCACACCGGCCGCCAAACAAACAAGGCCACCCGAAGGCGGCCCCATGAGTTCGACACCCGCAAGCCATCAGCGTTCGGTAAAAAAGGCAATACTACCCAGACTGGTCAGGCCAAGATTAAAGTGCTGATTCTTGAAGCGATCGGTATCGCGCAGCTCGGCCTTGCGCAGGATTTCATACAAAAGCTCTACTTCCTTGAACATCTTGAGCACACGGGTATCGGCATTGAGACGCGCTTCAATCGCCTCTTTTGCGGCATGCTCGCTGGTCACGACGATCTCGCCAGCTTCACCACCACTCAATTGCACTGCAGGCGGGATATGAACATCCATGGCATCAAAATGGCCACCGATCTCGTCACCAAGGTGCTTGAGTTCGGCGGCGGCCTTTTGCCGGACATCGGCAAGCCGAAACGTACCGCCGTTCGGGACGATACCCAGAAAGCGGGCGATACCTTCATCAAGCTCCCACTGATCGTTATCGGCTTGGCCACTCGGTGTTTTTACGGCGTCCACGATATTGCTCCTCTATACGTTCGCTGCTGAATATGTTTCTAGCTTAGATTGGCGAACGGTTTTATTTGTCTGGTTGTGACTTGTTACCTTAACAAGCTCAATCAATCAGCGCTTTGAGCTCGAACAACAGCTGCAGCGCGGCTCGCGGGCTCAGCTCGTCCGGATCGATCCCCGCCATTTTCTCGACGAGCGGATGAGGCTCGGCGAGCAGAATCGGCTCAAGCGGCGCACTGAACAAGTCGCCCTGATGGGTTTGTCCCAAACTGGATGACTCCAGCTCCGTCAATTTGCGCTTTGCCTGCCGGATAACTTCGCGCGGCACGCCCGCAAGCTGGGCCACGGCCACCCCGTAGCTTTGCGATGCGGGCCCCTCCTGCACCGCATGCAAAAACACAATCCGATCCTTGTGTTCAACCGCATCCAGATGAACATTGGCGACAACCGGGTAATCTTGCGCCAGCCGCGTCAGCTCGAAATAGTGCGTCGCGAACAGCGTATAGGCGCGGTTCTTTTCGATCAGCTGCCGGGCAATTGACCAGGCCAGCGCCAGCCCGTCAAAGGTGGACGTACCGCGCCCCACTTCATCCATCAGCACCAGACTGTGCTCGCTGGCGTTGTTGAGGATGTTGGCGGTTTCGGTCATTTCGACCATGAAGGTCGATCGCCCGCCAGCCAAATCATCCGAGGCGCCGATACGGGTGAAGATCCGATCCACCTTGCCGATCACCGCGCTCGTTGCCGGCACATAACTGCCGATATGCGCCAGCAGCACGATCAGCGCCACCTGGCGCATATAGGTCGATTTACCGCCCATGTTCGGGCCGGTGATCAACAACAGCTTGCGCGCCGCGCTGAAGGTGACGCCGTTCGGAATGAAATCATCGATTTGCGCCTCAACCACCGGATGCCGGCCGGCGTCGATATCGATACGCACCTCATCGACAAATTCCGGTGCCACATAGCCGCGGTCGTGCGCATGGCATGCCAGGCAAGCCAACACATCGACGGTGGCGATCGCCTGTGCCGCCAGCCGCAATGCCGCCAATTGTGGCTGCAGCGCATCCAGCAAGGCCTCGAACAGTTGTTTTTCCAGCGCCAGCGCCCGGTCTTGCGCCGACAAGGCTTTTTCCTCGAAAACTTTCAGCTCGGGGGTGATGTAACGCTCGGCGTTTTTCATCGTCTGGCGGCGCCGATATTCCGGCGGCACCTTGTCGACATTGGCATTGCTGATTTCGATAAAGAAGCCGGCAACGCGGTTGTACTCGACCCGCAAGGTCGGAATGCCGGTGCGCTCGCGCTCAAGCAGTTCCATGCGCTGCAGGTACTCGCCGCAATTGGCCTGAATGCCGCGCAGCTCATCCAGATCGGCCGAATAGCCGTCGGCGATCACGCCACCTTCGCGCAACACCACCGACGGCTCGGCCAGCACTGCTGCTGCAAGCAGCTCATGAATCTCGGCATCGGGCAGCAAGGCTTGGGCGAGGCCGGCAAAAAACGACGTATCGGGCAAGCTATCGCGCAGAGCCGGCAGCAAGGCCAGGCCATCGCGCAGACTCGACAGGTCGCGCGGCCGGGCGCTGCGCAAGGCGATGCGGGCGGCGATGCGCTCGATATCGGCGATGCCGTTCAGCGTCTCGTGCAGATCATTGGCCGAGCCCGCGTCGAGCAAGGCGGCGATCGCCGACTGTCGCTCCAGAATCGCCGCATGCTGGCGCAAGGGGTGATGCAGCCAATGCCGCAGGCTGCGCGAGCCCATGCTGGTGGCGCAGGCGTCGAGCAGCGAGAACAAGGTTGGCGCGGCCTCACCACGAATGGTCTCGGTCAGCTCCAGGTTGCGGCGTGTCGCCGGATCAAGCTCGATGTACTGGCTGGCGTGCTCGACGCGCAAACCGGCCAGCGTCGGCAGCACGCCGCCCTGGGTCGTGCGCACGTATTCAAGCAAAGCGCCCGCACCGCCCAGCGCCAGCATATTGTCGGCAATGCCGAAACCGGCGAGGTCGTGCGTAGCGAAATGGCGGGTCAACGCGCGCGTTGCGCTGTCCTGATCAAACTGCCACGGCGGCATCTGCCGCACCGGCACGGTCAGCAGATCGAGCAAGGCCAACTGGGTGTCGGACGAAACGACGACCTCGGCCGGACGCAGCCGTTCCAGCTCGGTCGGCAAGCGTTCGATCTCGGTATCCATCACGGCGAAATCGCCCGAGGCGAGCGACAGCCAGGCCAGCCCCAACCGCCCCTTCAGCGCCACGATCGCCAGCAGGCGGTTTTCCTGCTTGTCGTCGAGCAAGGCGGCATCGGTCAGCGTGCCCGGCGTGACCACGCGAACCACCTTGCGCTCAAGCGGCCCCTTGGTCGTCGCCGGATCGCCGAACTGTTCGCAAATCGCCACCGACTCGCCCAGCTTCACCAAACGCGCGAGGTATTGCTCAGCGGCGTGATACGGCAGGCCGGCCATCTTGATCGGCTGACCGGCGCTTTGACCGCGCGTCGTCAGGGTGAGGTCGAGCAGCTTTGATGCCTTCACCGCATCGTCATAAAACAGCTCGTAGAAGTCGCCCATCCGGTAAAAAACCAGCTTATCCGGGTGATCGGCCTTGAGCTTGAGGTACTGCGCCATCATCGGGGTATGAGTTACG encodes:
- the rpe gene encoding ribulose-phosphate 3-epimerase produces the protein MSQFRIAPSILSADFARLGEEISSVIAAGAGLIHFDVMDNHYVPNLTIGPLVCEAIKPYATVPIDVHLMVKPVDRIVPDFAKAGANIITFHPEASDHIDRTLGLIREHGCQAGLVFNPATSLDHLDYVLDKVDMVLLMSVNPGFGGQSFIPAMLDKARAARTKLDAYKDRTGRHINLEIDGGVKIDNIGAIAAAGVDTFVAGSAVFGHPDYKSVIDAMHVEIAKALA
- a CDS encoding dihydrofolate reductase, with product MQLAIISALGQNRVIGIDNKLPWHLPEDLKHFKALTMGAPMLMGRKTFESLPGLLPGRRHLVISRDASWRADGAEVFTSIDAALAACARDETVFVIGGGEIYRQALALADVLYLTEVALSPDGDAFFPEIPASVWEVIGRDDQVSSKGVAYSFVTYRRR
- a CDS encoding thymidylate synthase, with the protein product MRQYLDLLQDVLDHGAKKEDRTGTGTLSVFGRQMRFDLSQGFPLVTTKKAHLKSIVYELLWFLRGETNNNWLKERGVSIWNEWAREDGELGPIYGYQWRSWPTADGRHIDQIAEVVKTLKTNPDSRRIIVSAWNVGEIENMALPPCHAFFQFYVADGKLSCQLYQRSADLFLGVPFNIASYSLLVMMVAQACGLKPGDFVWTGGDCHIYSNHLEQVKTQLAREPLPLPTMKLNPARQDLFAFEFDDFTLENYQSHPAIKAPVAV
- a CDS encoding sensor histidine kinase; translated protein: MSLAISAVSYYYSYMRLQEEALGNLEKYIKARSQLESEPFLQAETNTKLLRNEFIRRYAQMQGKDVSADFHALLKQDRDGMWRVRVERDDFEYRATVALLPRIELTPEFMRQVMLGYDLLSQYGPAFRNRYYDTFIDLNISDASLMFLPDLNYARNGSVADFEFDLETELGATPARNPERKTFWTGIYFDKQAMQWMVSVVTPIDYLGRYLGGAGQDVLLDQLIGRTNSVGIPGTTNFIVTRQGDLIAHPERMQQIEASRGHYNLHDTDDAGLRDLYSAISKASPKQLFVESTDGQSWLGMAQIRGADWLFVIVYPKKLLQEKAALAASMVLLLGLVALLIELGLMAWVLKVDVARPLGRLKSAIQSLAQGRHTHPLDIDRTDELGELARSFDTMATTIAHHRHHLEEQVSARTDELAQRNAELETVNVELSRLNEEKNELLTIAAHDLKNPVASIGGMASLISSKFDVWPKERVRDRLSGITQLAHRIQCILGNLLDINTLESGQYRLTLEPLALDEVLAELLTSWEGRLEEKQQRCHAQASGLMVLADRQALWQVFDNLISNASKYAPHQSRIEVGAVSLLGMVEVAVCDRGPGIAPHEMDKLFRKFGRLSAVPTGGEHTTGLGLSIVKRLAEEMGGGVRCDSLLGHGTTFTVSLPQADAFTPAPADKAAQMLERGGRIEV
- the mutS gene encoding DNA mismatch repair protein MutS, which produces MGVTHTPMMAQYLKLKADHPDKLVFYRMGDFYELFYDDAVKASKLLDLTLTTRGQSAGQPIKMAGLPYHAAEQYLARLVKLGESVAICEQFGDPATTKGPLERKVVRVVTPGTLTDAALLDDKQENRLLAIVALKGRLGLAWLSLASGDFAVMDTEIERLPTELERLRPAEVVVSSDTQLALLDLLTVPVRQMPPWQFDQDSATRALTRHFATHDLAGFGIADNMLALGGAGALLEYVRTTQGGVLPTLAGLRVEHASQYIELDPATRRNLELTETIRGEAAPTLFSLLDACATSMGSRSLRHWLHHPLRQHAAILERQSAIAALLDAGSANDLHETLNGIADIERIAARIALRSARPRDLSSLRDGLALLPALRDSLPDTSFFAGLAQALLPDAEIHELLAAAVLAEPSVVLREGGVIADGYSADLDELRGIQANCGEYLQRMELLERERTGIPTLRVEYNRVAGFFIEISNANVDKVPPEYRRRQTMKNAERYITPELKVFEEKALSAQDRALALEKQLFEALLDALQPQLAALRLAAQAIATVDVLACLACHAHDRGYVAPEFVDEVRIDIDAGRHPVVEAQIDDFIPNGVTFSAARKLLLITGPNMGGKSTYMRQVALIVLLAHIGSYVPATSAVIGKVDRIFTRIGASDDLAGGRSTFMVEMTETANILNNASEHSLVLMDEVGRGTSTFDGLALAWSIARQLIEKNRAYTLFATHYFELTRLAQDYPVVANVHLDAVEHKDRIVFLHAVQEGPASQSYGVAVAQLAGVPREVIRQAKRKLTELESSSLGQTHQGDLFSAPLEPILLAEPHPLVEKMAGIDPDELSPRAALQLLFELKALID
- the rluB gene encoding 23S rRNA pseudouridine(2605) synthase RluB is translated as MRQRAGSQHEVAVQKQLRAKRLTTEQVGEERLQKALAFSGIGSRRDMEELIAAARVSVNGKIAELGAKVKPGDEVRLDGKRVTMRWPDRLARVVLYHKQEGELVTRDDPQGRVTVFERLPRLTSSKWIAVGRLDFNTSGLLIFTTSGDLANQMTHPRFEMEREYAVRVLGELTEEQMTELRKGIELDDGPAKFTSIRAQGGEGTNRWYSVVLKEGRNREVRRMFEHYGLTVSRLMRVRFGALTLPGRLKRGQFYELSETEVLAVMKWAGLKLNGEAKE
- the greB gene encoding transcription elongation factor GreB, with translation MSKAFTKEDDQGDDDLPVELKVPIGSKNYMTPGGWRRLKTELHDLVTKARPELTQIINWAASNGDRSENGDYIYGKKKLRETDRRIRFLTKRLENAEVVDPEAREATDQVFFGATVDYLRANGDEETVSIVGVDETDLKRHYVSWTAPIARALLRAREGDAVRLHLPGGVEEIEIIAVRYVALEIERPS
- a CDS encoding phosphoglycolate phosphatase, whose protein sequence is MTIRAFAFDLDGTLVDSIADLARAANAARADLGLSALAEAAVESYVGDGAHSLVARTLADDHDADWTNTPEQQEAMQRFDLHYKAGLTIATRFYPKVQETLHALHELGLPLAIVTNKPERYTLPLLRELGVSEQFDVVVGGDTLAERKPSALPLQYVSERLGVAADEILMVGDSKNDILAARAAGCPVVAVEYGYGSDVHALGADRVIGVFSELLEFVEE